Sequence from the Argentina anserina chromosome 7, drPotAnse1.1, whole genome shotgun sequence genome:
TTATCATGTCTTGAAACATTTTCCCACGACAACATATAGGTTGAGAAATTAGATGCATCATTTTAGGTTTAACCTATATTGTTGTTCTAAGTGCTCGAATGAATTCAAACCCTGCGTAGTTCCTATGCCCTTATCAGTCACAAATAATCGACATATATACGTAAGTGGTACTGACCAATTGTTGCTGGATCTTCGATCGATCATcatgtatatatgcatgtgttttggtttttgtggATGGTGATCAGTGATTTGCACGATAACGGCTTAGAGGGTCCTATTCCTGAGTTTCTTGGCTCCTTTCCGGATCTAAAGTAACTGTAAGCTGATATATTTTTCATGGATTGCTATTCAGTTCTTAATCAATATGTCAAATTGAACATCGATCTGATGCGTGCCTGCACTGCTGCAGGGATTCAATGGAACCGTACCTACTTATCAAAGAACACGGATTTGAAACTAGTGTAAGTCCGCCTACCATAAATTACTATGGCAATTAATTATGCAGAGTAGTGAAATGTATTGTTTAGATTTTGGCGATGTTACTTGTGAATTAATTAGTTAGTCTGATACAttcacatacatacatacatacatacatacatacatataggGTGACTGGTAATTGCCTCTCCGATTGAAGTCCAAATCATTTCCACATCTACTGCCACCAGCAACATGGCCGCCCAGCTGCTGCTTCTACTATTGATGCTGATACTGCAAACCATAATTTCAGCTCTCTTCTAGCCTGTGATCAGCTTGTACGGACTCGGCAACTAGTGCGACTCTCCCATTTTTGTTCGAGATGATCATGTTGCAGCCGCTCATCTTTGTTCTCTCTTTTGGTGTCCCCTAATCAACCGGCCTCCTGATTCAGATTTATCTGCAcaatagctagctagctgataaactcctttttttttttggttacagcTGATATACTCCTATTTTGTGCATGCTTCTGCAAATAATAGCTAGTTTTTCTGTGTgtgtaattgtgtatatttgaCGACTGTCTGAAGTCTGAACCACTTGAAATGCACATATTCCAAATCTGAACAAAATTAATCAGATCTTCTCCTCTTCATGAGGGCCAGATCTTACTGGCCACTTTTTCACATTTTCACTTGAAACGCTATACTCTAAATATCTCTCAACCTTTCTTCAATGTGGCTCTTTGTGAACGCGTTCTAGTTCTAGTTTTCACATTTATAAACCAAATCGACACATTTATAAACCaaaccaaaagaaagaaaattcatTCATCAATCTTAATCCAATTCTGGAATCATTCAGCGATTCCAGTCGTACAATTCCAATTCCAAATGAACCTGGAATGTGTACTACTACAGTACGTACCACATTAATTTTGCAGATGGTGATAACACCATATGCTCCACTAAAGACTACTATAACAAAACAGAAGATCAAGCTTCCCTCTGTTGGGGTTTCTTACTAGTATATGGAGACTCGATGAGTCTAAGAACGGACTTCTACTTTATTGCTTTCCACCTTGACGTCTTCTTCTTTAATGCCTTCCGTTTTATTGCCTGGGGCTTGACTGCCAGCTGCTGCGTCATTGCCTTCCGATTGACTGACTTCTGCTTTGATGCCTTCAGCTTGAATGCCCTCTGCTTTACCGCCTTGAGTGCCTTCTGCTTTACTGCCTTCCGCTTGATTGCTTCCAGCTTTATTGCCGTTTTTATCTTCCTCAGCTAAAACCTTTTCCTTTGTCTTTTGGCTCACTTCACTTGCTGTCTGGGCAGCTCTAGTATAAGCACCGGCGGCCCATGCACTCCCAGTTAATATGTAACGGTTGCTCATGAGTGCAGATCCTGCAGTACTGACTGTTTGCCCTGCAGCTGAGTATGCAGACTTTGTCTTCTCAGAAACCTGAAACCTTTCATCCATTTGCTTCAATTTATCATTTACCATGGTTGTGCTGGCACTAAGTTTCTCTGTAAAACCAATCTTTTGGTCCAATGTAGCAACTGTGGCCGTAGCAGTGGAATATATTTTGTGCTTCTCATCAAAGGCTTTTGCCTTGCCAATAGTATCTTTTCCCAAGATAAACCCTTTTGCTAACATGCTGCTCACAACATCCTCTGCCTTTCGAGCAGCAGAATTGGCTTGACCagcatttacatttactgatgCCTGAGGAGATCATTAAACAATGTTGGAGGCAATTTAAGTTGTATAGCATTCAAGGGAATTGTAAAGTTGGTGATCAGTAAAGAATGTTACAGCTGGAAGTGTTGATGCCACAGCAGCTGGCAGCTTGTATTCTGCAGCTAATTCTATGGTAACAGGTTGATCAACTATAGTCGCTCCCTAGAGACACATCAAAGAAGTCTATATGGATGAGGTGACAAATAAAGTCATGATGAATAATACAGGAGGTTGTAAGGTTTTAGTATAATCCAAATATCATATTTCATCCAAATCAGACCAGGTTGCAGCATACGATCCAGATAATCATCAAACTAATAAGCAATTTGCATGCGCAGGACAAACTATGATGAAAAGGGGCCGGGGTAGTAAAGAATAAAACAGAAATGCATTGATAAGAGATTCACCGAAAGGAGGATCGATGTGTCTGCTCCGCTGGCATCTTTAAAGGTAACATATGCAACCTGAGACATCTCACTGTGACTGCAATAACATGCAGATAGAAAGGAGCCAATCTATTAGTCCACGAATGTGATGCATACTCCTATTCAGAAACCtgaaagagaaagaatgaaaggAAGCCAACCTATGTACTTCCACATACTCAATTTCTccggaaaaggaaaagaattcTCTTAGATCATGGTCCGTTGCGCTGAGGGAGACATTGTTAATTTTCACTGTCCTTACCTGTCATGAGGAACAAGAAGCAGCGAGGAATTAGATCACAGTGTGTCCATATctattatatatgaaaaagGTCCTCATGTGAAAGGCATAGAAGCCATGTAGCCAAGCAAATGTATCAGAGAAATTAGAATGCTCTGATAACTAGAAAGAACGTTGTAACGATAACATTTGTATGAAATTTATAGCACCGCACCATCTGCAGAAATGTGGTAATGCTAGAAGCTAAAACTTTCGAATTCCAAGTATTAatgacattattataattTCAAAGATCACGCAACAGGTGATAAATCTATATATAATGGCATTGTTCTTGGAAGAAGCTTTTGCTGtaagaaataagaaaatatgcCATTGTTTTAGAAAACGCTTATTCCTGATAGATATATTTATATCGGGTGCAAAACTGGATCCAAGCTCAAAGGGAAAATGGGACAAGGCATATAATTTTGCAGAAGAACATGAGATGAAGCTGTAATGTAATCAAGAACAAATAGCATGCAAAAAACCATCAGAACAGAAAATGAACAAGAACGTACGAGGCGTGAAAAGTGGCATCTATATATCGGGTTGAGTCTTGAAGCGTTAAAACAGTGAGACCTCGAATTCGTTAACGATCaatctaaaaaagaaaaagaatagaaCAAGGAATGAGGATGAGTAGTAGTCACCTCCATCAGATTCAATGCTCGCAGGTTTTGCTCGTGTGTCAGGAACAAGAAGCAGCAGATGCCAGGCCAGGCAGGCTGGTTGGTTATTTCAGGAAAGTGGGTTTCGAAGTTTTGGGCTTAAACGAAGTTGGGCCAGTTGGCCCATGAGATGGGGTTTGGCGGGTGGGGAGGGAAGTTTCTTGGTGCCTTAATAGCAGAGTTTGACTTGTAAATTGAAGTATAGGTGAATTGTGGAAACAGACAATTCAAGACAGAGAGGAAAGCAAGGTGAATTCAAAGCCAAACCAACGAAACTTCTCTCTCgttctctctctgtctctctgtgGTTGTCCAATTGACGACTTTATCAAATCCAATTCCTTTGCTGTCTGGTTTTGGTGGAGCAGCAACTCCAACAACAAGGAAAAAAAGCATGAGTTTTCGAGATCTCGAGTCTGGTCTGCCTCCGCAGCATCAAAGACAATCTCTTTACTCGAAGAAATCGAATTCGAATTCTACTTCTAATTTTTATGAGAAGAACAAGGAGGAGGCGGAGCCGTCGCGGTTGGTGGCCGCTGGAATTTTCCAACTGCAAACCGCCGTCTCCTCCTTTTACCGCCTCGTCAATTCCCTCGGCACCCCTAAAGACACCCTTCAACTCCGTGATAACCTGTCTgtctttctttttcagttcCATTATTTCCATATGTTTTGtcttcaattttatttctttttcaacTCCTTGTGATTTGGTTTGCTTTCTGAACTAAGGGGGATGGTTTTAACTTGCAGGCATAAGACAAGGACACATATTGGGCAGTTGGTGAAAGACGTCTCAGCTAAACTTAAGCAAGCTAGTGAAACCGATCACCATGCCCAAGTTAGTGTAAGTCTACCCTATCACTCACTCAATATAAAGATAACACCGTTTCAAAGTTATGAGCATTTGGATTCTATGTATCGCATCTCTATATAAAGATGTCTTCAAAGTTCATGCTTATAACTGCAGGTTGTCAAGAAGATTGCTGATGCTAAGCTTGCAAAGAATTTCCAGGCTGCTCTTAAAGATTATCAGAAGGCTCAGAGGCTTGCTGCTGAGAGGGAGACCGCATATGCACCTTTTGTTCCTAAACAACTTGTCCCTTCCAGGTAACCCACATTTTACCACACCTCATACGAAATAGGATTCTCATAAATTTTCTGTTGAAGTACGCCAAGTTAAGTTTACATAATGAGCTTCACTCTATAATCGTCAAATGCCAGTTCCTAGTCCTTAACTATCCAAGTGAAAACTATGATAATATGTTTACCTCGTTCCTACCTACTTGTTCTCTGTCTTTCATTCCTGATAATCAAATCTTACATCTTTATTTACGTATTTGTTGATGTATGCCTTTCATCATATACTATGCAGTTATTCTCCCCAAGAACAAGAGATGAGTTCGGGTAGGAGTCCCAAGCAGCAAGCACTACTTCTAGAATCAGAAAGGTGGGTGAACAAATCTATTTACATATGTTAGCAGCTCTTTGCCTGGAGTTGCAGCCTTTTGCTATAGCATGTGAGTGGGGTGAGGCCCTCACACATtgtcaaatattttcattcAGTTACTGGAAACTGCAGTTGGggatggtttttttttaacaattaaAAGGCTGTTGGTTTCTTGATATTCATGTCATATTTCGAAATTATTTTAACTCGACCGTGAAGCCAACCTACAGTATCTTAAAGGATCCAATTTCCTCAATATTTTGTTGGGTGGGTCCTGTTGAGCTGTCTTAATGTTTGTATACATCTCGAGGACAGAGAGTGCATCTTGTTCCCAGTATTTTAGACGTGCCTTGCAAACCGATTATCTACTATAACTCTATAAGTCATAGATCTTTATAAAGCAACCAGCATTAGCAATTGAGTCATACATCTTTTATGTGTAGACAAGAAATTTTACTATCAGACAATGAGATTGCATTTAATGAAGCCATTATTGAGGAAAGGGAGCAAGGGATCCAAGAAATCCAGCAACAGATCAGTGAGGTTAATGAGATTTTCAAAGATCTAGCTGTCCTAGTTCAAGATCAAGGAGCTCTAATTGGTTAGCCCTGTGCCTGTTACTCTAGCAATGATTTGTTGTATACTAAGAGTCTGTAGGAGTTTGTGTTCCTTACTTTGCTTGATGTTTTCTTTTCAGATGATTTTAGCTCCAACGTTGAAAACTCTCATTCTGCCACTGCACAAGCAGCTTCCCAACTTATGAAAGCATCCAAGCTCCAAAAATCTAATTCGTCActggtaatttttttttatagatgcctttctttgttgttttaatatttttatttttctctcaGTTGTCTATCTCGAGGCCGTTTTCCATGAGTAAGTTGCAATGTCAACTTTCAACTGGAGGTGATATTGTTTTTGAAGTTTCTGATTCAATTTCAGAAATGCAAAGATATGTACACTTAGTTTGGTGAGATTGATTCATCTGAGGGATAACTGACTAATGATTGACAAGAAAATATAGGAgtattctgaatttctgattgCTTTTTGGTGGGATGAGCAAATCGCTTATTGGTTATCTATATTGTTGTATGCTTTTTTTACTTTGTGTTACTAATAATCAGGTTTTGCTTAAGAAATCATTGCTAATTGCTTGCCTTCTTCCGAATTGAGAAGTAATAAGTTTAAGGATTCTGTATGCAGACCTGTTTGCTGCTGGTGATATTTGGAGTCATCCTCATGATTGTCATTATAGTTGTTGTTGCTTGAGCAATGCATTTCTATGGGCTCGATAACTGATCCTACAAGTCCTTGGTGGTGTTTCCTACCAGAGCTCTTGCTGTACAACTTGAACTTGATTTTGAGCTTCACCATCTCGTCCTGGTTTGTATATACTGATAGGATGCTCGTTATAATAATTTCAGTTTGTAGTTGGGGTATACAACCCTCTTAGAAAAACTACAGCATACACCATATTCATCCCCCATATGTATCAAAATTTATGATCAAGATATTGGAAAATGAGGAACTGTTGCTTTGTCATTATGATTTTAACTGGTACTTTTTCATCGAACCCAATTGTTGAAACCCCTAGATTTCTTGTTGATAAAGTTAACTggcggagagagagaaaataaacGACGTCGTTCCTGGGTGAGTCGTCTGAGCCCAAGGAGGAACATCTAGAAGAGACGGGTCACGGGTAACGTACGAGTCTTTGGCCCAAAAAACCATATTCCTTTTCGTCTGATCATTACTATTATTAAGCCAAGACagaaacgaaagaaagaagcAAAGGAGTGCAAAGTCTTCATCTCGGATGTAACATGGGAGCTGAGACAAGTCGAAAAGCGAGAGAGAACTGAGTGGCACGAAAAGCATAAAGCATTCCAAAATCCACATTTTAACACCATCACCCAAAACGTCGATTGATTCCCTGAAACGAACAAGATAAAGGCATCCTTGGCATCCATTCCATTCCATCCCTCTTTTAAGGTAAAGGTATGCGAGATCTCTCCTgggtttctctttctctctgtttTGCCATCATATTATTCCTAAACGTTCATTGCTAGCTATTTCAACGCCCCCTTCATTGTTGATCTGGTCATGCCTCTTTGAGTTCTTGCCTTTCCTGCCCCGTTGCTTCAATTCATCGGAAACTTGGTGCATGTATCACCAGAACAGATTTTAACTCCAGTGACCCAGATTATGGAAAGCCTATCTTACTCCTGCTCTTATTCTTATCTACACAAATCAACCAGCTCAATTCTTTTCTTTAATTCCATTCCAACTGTTTCTGTACATTTTGTTGaatataaatagtaaatacgaaCCTTTTCTGATTCTGGATCAACCCTCATTTGTGTTTTAGATGACATTCATCGTTTGATTCCTACAGGCCACTTCTAAAGAGCCCCATTCGGTTGTTTAGTCAAGGAGAGCGCCAATCAAGGTAATTTATCATCTCTCTTCCTATATGTTAATAGACTAATAGAGTGTTAAGTAATCTTGGCAAATTATGTCTTTGAAGTTACCTCCTTGAATATTGTAAACAATGTACCCAACTAGTCCTTCTCGCATCGAGTTTGGGATAAGTATATTAATTGTGTGATTTGAAGCATATGACATCTAGAAAGCGAATTCCAATTTTGATGAGTAGCTGAGTCGAAATGTTTCCAGAGAAAGTTCTTTCGTTAGTGAACTATATTCTAACCAAAGGAttatattttaaaacaaatCACTTTAAGGCTAATAACCGTAAAGTTAAATTCTGAAACAATCTAGTGATAtgtgaaaattcaaaataacaaGCTAGATGGCATAGATAGAGAAGAGACTAGACAGTTGGAGTCGTGCAGCTTTCTTTATTGGGATGTCTGTGCTCTGTATATCTTGTTGTGAAATGCAAATGCTTGTATTTTTCAATCTCATGGGCTTCTTGGACATATTAGGTTTCCGAAACTTGTGAATGTCATGATAATGTTTCCAACTGCTATTGCGTAATTATGTAAATTATTGGAATGCATTTTATCTTTTATACTTGCCAGAAACTATTGCATGGCCTCTGTGGCCTCTGTGGCATAAATGGAAGGAGAAGTTCATGAGCGAATTCTCCAAGTATATCAAATATTTGCAGGGGATTGACCACGCTGTGCCAATGGTGAACCCAAATCCTCCCCGTCGTCCAGTCATTTGTTATAGGCCTATACAACCAGCTGACCTTGAGATCTTGGAGAAAATCCATACTGATTTATTTCCCATTAGGTACACAATCTCATTTTACACTTTCACACAGTGCTTCAAACAATGGCTAAGATCCTTTGTAACACATATTGCTCCTCTCCACAGGTATGAGTCCGAGTTTTTTCAAAATGTAGTAAATGGACATGATATTGTGTCGTGGGCAGCTGTTGATCGAAGTCGGCCAAATGGTCAAAGTGATGAACTGATTGGGTTTGTAACTGCACGAATTGTCCTTGCAAGAGAAAGTGAGGTGAGTCCTCTGTAAtatatctttttgtttttctctttttgttcctTGAAGAAG
This genomic interval carries:
- the LOC126802134 gene encoding syntaxin-22 encodes the protein MSFRDLESGLPPQHQRQSLYSKKSNSNSTSNFYEKNKEEAEPSRLVAAGIFQLQTAVSSFYRLVNSLGTPKDTLQLRDNLHKTRTHIGQLVKDVSAKLKQASETDHHAQVSVVKKIADAKLAKNFQAALKDYQKAQRLAAERETAYAPFVPKQLVPSSYSPQEQEMSSGRSPKQQALLLESERQEILLSDNEIAFNEAIIEEREQGIQEIQQQISEVNEIFKDLAVLVQDQGALIDDFSSNVENSHSATAQAASQLMKASKLQKSNSSLTCLLLVIFGVILMIVIIVVVA
- the LOC126803873 gene encoding binding partner of ACD11 1 — protein: MEVRTVKINNVSLSATDHDLREFFSFSGEIEYVEVHSHSEMSQVAYVTFKDASGADTSILLSGATIVDQPVTIELAAEYKLPAAVASTLPAASVNVNAGQANSAARKAEDVVSSMLAKGFILGKDTIGKAKAFDEKHKIYSTATATVATLDQKIGFTEKLSASTTMVNDKLKQMDERFQVSEKTKSAYSAAGQTVSTAGSALMSNRYILTGSAWAAGAYTRAAQTASEVSQKTKEKVLAEEDKNGNKAGSNQAEGSKAEGTQGGKAEGIQAEGIKAEVSQSEGNDAAAGSQAPGNKTEGIKEEDVKVESNKVEVRS